In the genome of Rhodoplanes sp. Z2-YC6860, one region contains:
- a CDS encoding Bug family tripartite tricarboxylate transporter substrate binding protein: MATTTLPSNAFADDAYPNRPITLIIPFAAGGSTDVIGRLVAEGLRQVLGQSVVADNRAGAGGSIGTGAIAKAVPDGYTIGMGTASTLAINPATYKTLPFDVLTDLTPIGNIAAVPNIMSLSPSVPAKDLRAFIALAKSKPGQFAYGSSGHGSVSHLLGEQFKLATGADLVHVPYRGMGPALNGAVAGQVQVVFDNLPTSLELVNGGRLHAMAISGDKRVEALPDTPTFGELGIEEANWMAFFGLIAPKGTPVPIVQRLNTALKQALATPEMRERLASQQAIIVGNSPEAFKAEIARELARFKRAVAAAKIELN, encoded by the coding sequence TTGGCAACGACGACACTTCCATCAAATGCCTTTGCCGATGACGCTTATCCGAACCGGCCGATCACCCTGATCATCCCGTTCGCGGCCGGCGGCTCGACCGACGTGATCGGGAGGCTTGTCGCCGAAGGCCTGCGCCAGGTGCTCGGCCAGTCGGTCGTAGCCGACAACCGCGCCGGCGCCGGCGGTTCGATCGGCACCGGCGCGATCGCGAAAGCCGTGCCCGACGGCTACACCATCGGCATGGGCACGGCGTCGACGCTCGCGATCAATCCCGCGACCTACAAGACCCTGCCGTTCGACGTGCTGACGGACCTCACGCCGATCGGCAACATCGCGGCGGTGCCGAACATCATGTCGCTCAGCCCGAGCGTGCCGGCCAAGGACCTCCGCGCCTTCATCGCGCTCGCCAAGTCGAAGCCTGGTCAATTCGCCTATGGCTCTTCGGGCCATGGCTCCGTCTCGCATCTGCTCGGCGAGCAGTTCAAGCTCGCGACCGGCGCCGATCTCGTCCATGTGCCTTATCGCGGCATGGGGCCTGCGCTGAACGGCGCGGTCGCGGGTCAGGTGCAGGTGGTATTCGACAACCTACCGACCTCGCTCGAACTCGTGAACGGCGGCCGGCTGCACGCCATGGCGATCTCGGGCGACAAGCGCGTCGAGGCCTTGCCGGACACACCGACCTTTGGCGAGCTCGGTATCGAAGAGGCCAATTGGATGGCGTTCTTCGGCTTGATCGCGCCGAAGGGAACGCCCGTACCCATCGTGCAGCGCTTGAACACGGCGCTGAAACAGGCGTTGGCGACACCGGAGATGCGCGAGCGGCTCGCCTCGCAGCAGGCGATCATCGTCGGCAATTCGCCCGAGGCCTTCAAGGCCGAGA
- a CDS encoding Bug family tripartite tricarboxylate transporter substrate binding protein, with protein MLAAVLLFNGAPVNAQNYPTAPVRLVVTTGAGGAPDVTARIVAEGLSKHWGQQVFVTNHPGAAGSIGMKVAGTSPPDGYTLLFALSSSFVALPEIAKDYPYDLVRDFVAIGFVCEQPMAIAVPTTLGINTLGELIEYTKKRPGEVNVAVLSRGGIPHLTSEWIKLAAGLEWTSINYPGTPAGLSDVMGGRVQVIMDGLPSLAGAINGGQLKLLAVGSQKRLPNRPDTPTISETLPGIPRALGFFALMGPPGTPEPIAKKVSEDLRTVLADPAMKKRFEDIASYINPMSPAELKQYIETEQTLWKPVIERISTFKAK; from the coding sequence ATGCTGGCTGCGGTGCTGTTGTTCAACGGCGCTCCCGTCAATGCGCAGAACTACCCCACCGCGCCCGTGCGGCTCGTCGTCACCACCGGCGCGGGCGGGGCGCCGGATGTCACCGCGCGGATCGTGGCGGAAGGGCTGTCGAAGCATTGGGGCCAGCAGGTGTTCGTCACCAACCATCCGGGCGCCGCGGGTTCGATCGGCATGAAGGTCGCGGGCACGTCACCGCCGGACGGCTACACGCTGCTGTTCGCGCTCTCGTCGAGCTTCGTTGCGCTGCCGGAAATCGCCAAGGACTATCCCTATGACCTGGTGCGCGACTTCGTTGCGATCGGTTTCGTCTGCGAGCAGCCGATGGCGATCGCGGTGCCGACCACACTTGGCATCAACACGCTCGGCGAACTGATCGAATACACCAAGAAGCGGCCGGGCGAGGTCAACGTCGCGGTTCTGAGCCGCGGCGGCATTCCGCATCTCACCTCTGAATGGATCAAGCTTGCGGCCGGCCTCGAATGGACCTCGATCAACTATCCAGGCACGCCGGCAGGGCTGTCGGACGTGATGGGCGGTCGCGTGCAGGTGATCATGGACGGGTTGCCGAGTCTCGCCGGTGCGATCAACGGCGGACAGCTCAAGCTCCTCGCGGTCGGCTCGCAGAAGCGCCTGCCGAACCGGCCCGACACCCCGACCATCTCCGAGACGCTGCCGGGCATTCCGCGTGCGCTCGGCTTTTTCGCTCTGATGGGCCCGCCCGGCACGCCCGAACCGATTGCAAAGAAGGTCAGCGAGGACCTGCGGACCGTGCTGGCCGATCCCGCGATGAAAAAGCGCTTCGAGGATATCGCAAGCTACATCAACCCGATGTCGCCGGCCGAGCTGAAGCAGTACATTGAAACCGAGCAGACCTTGTGGAAGCCGGTGATCGAGCGGATCTCGACGTTCAAGGCCAAATGA
- a CDS encoding GIY-YIG nuclease family protein: MRLEARGRPVTGAYLYILRCSDSSYYVGTTRADLEVRVAQHNAGLFGGYTATRRPVALIFSQHFESITDAIETERQVKGWTRAKKEALIRGDWDRLKLLARRGRPHPSRRAASPRSSG; this comes from the coding sequence ATGCGTCTCGAAGCACGAGGGCGGCCCGTGACCGGTGCTTACCTTTACATACTGCGCTGTTCCGACAGCAGCTACTACGTCGGCACGACACGCGCTGATCTTGAGGTGCGTGTCGCGCAACACAATGCCGGACTGTTCGGTGGCTACACTGCGACGCGGCGACCGGTCGCGTTGATCTTCTCTCAACACTTCGAATCAATCACCGATGCCATAGAAACGGAAAGACAGGTCAAGGGATGGACACGCGCCAAGAAGGAAGCGCTCATTCGCGGCGATTGGGATCGCCTCAAGCTGTTGGCACGCCGGGGGCGTCCCCATCCTTCGAGACGCGCGGCTTCGCCGCGCTCCTCAGGATGA
- a CDS encoding Bug family tripartite tricarboxylate transporter substrate binding protein: MQVKTGIGRRAFVAGSAALALAPRAANAQSFPSGPVKLTVAVGPGSSPDVLLRLIGEHLSQLWGQQAVVINQPGGAGAVAIRAVAATPPDGYSLYMALASNFIALPELQANFPVDVVRDFVPIGYIGEHPMVIAASSSLGVSTLPEFIALAKKRKGELNIAAGNRGSILHLAGEWLRIAGDIDVQLLHYPAASQAITDVLGGRVQGMVDAMTSMKGAVEGGQIKPLAVASKQRLYNFPDLPTVAETFPGFEAMGWFALMAPPGTPAPVAAKISADLRTVLARPEIKKRFEDLGTYIRPMTSEELTAFIREQQQTWRPVIAQTAKKIN; this comes from the coding sequence GTGCAGGTCAAGACGGGGATCGGCCGGCGGGCTTTTGTCGCCGGCAGCGCTGCGCTGGCGTTGGCGCCGCGCGCAGCAAACGCGCAGAGCTTTCCGTCCGGGCCGGTGAAGCTCACGGTCGCGGTCGGGCCAGGCTCGAGTCCCGATGTGCTGCTGCGCCTGATCGGCGAGCATCTGTCGCAACTCTGGGGCCAGCAGGCCGTCGTCATCAACCAGCCGGGCGGGGCCGGTGCGGTCGCGATCCGCGCCGTCGCGGCCACTCCGCCCGACGGGTATTCGCTTTACATGGCGCTTGCCTCGAACTTCATCGCGCTGCCGGAGCTGCAGGCCAATTTCCCGGTCGACGTGGTGCGCGACTTCGTGCCGATCGGCTACATCGGCGAACATCCGATGGTGATCGCAGCGAGCAGCAGTCTCGGTGTCTCGACCCTGCCGGAATTCATCGCGCTCGCGAAGAAGCGAAAGGGCGAGCTCAACATCGCGGCCGGCAACCGCGGCAGCATCCTGCATCTCGCCGGCGAGTGGCTGCGCATCGCAGGCGATATTGACGTGCAGCTGCTGCACTATCCCGCTGCGTCGCAGGCCATCACCGACGTGCTCGGCGGCCGCGTGCAGGGCATGGTCGACGCGATGACGTCGATGAAGGGCGCGGTCGAGGGCGGCCAGATCAAGCCGCTCGCGGTCGCATCAAAGCAGCGGCTCTATAATTTTCCCGATCTGCCGACCGTCGCCGAGACATTCCCGGGCTTCGAGGCGATGGGCTGGTTCGCGCTGATGGCGCCGCCCGGCACGCCGGCGCCGGTGGCCGCGAAGATCAGCGCCGATCTGCGCACCGTGCTGGCCAGGCCCGAGATCAAGAAGCGCTTCGAGGACCTCGGCACATACATTCGTCCGATGACGTCCGAGGAGCTGACCGCTTTCATTCGCGAGCAGCAGCAGACCTGGCGTCCGGTCATCGCCCAGACGGCGAAGAAGATCAATTGA
- a CDS encoding alpha/beta hydrolase — protein MAADGFGELSRRGVLAGAAAMTGGTALAQNAAAPRPKGPVVWLDMDQKELDDAYDQAVYAPNREIVIKRCARNSALVRERIGVPNRFRYGPTEIEAADVFPAKTQNAPVMVFVHGGAWRVGRAADYHYMAEMFVNSGAHLVVLDFNNVGEVGGSLMAMADQIRRGVAWTVKNAKSFGGDPDRVYVSGHSSGGHWAGVLLTTDWQKFDLSQDCIKGGVCGSGMYDLKPVRMSARSNYVKFTDETERELSSQRHIDRLAAPVAIVYGTMETPEFQRQNRDFAAAVKAAGKTATVSVMEGYNHFEVMESFGNPYSLFGRAALEIMKLRPA, from the coding sequence ATGGCGGCGGATGGCTTTGGCGAACTGTCACGGCGGGGCGTGCTTGCGGGAGCGGCAGCCATGACCGGCGGCACGGCACTGGCGCAGAACGCGGCTGCGCCCCGCCCCAAGGGGCCGGTCGTCTGGCTCGACATGGACCAGAAGGAGCTCGATGACGCCTACGATCAGGCGGTCTATGCGCCGAACCGCGAGATCGTCATCAAGCGTTGCGCGCGCAACAGCGCTCTGGTGCGCGAACGAATCGGTGTGCCGAACCGCTTTCGCTACGGCCCGACCGAGATCGAAGCCGCCGACGTGTTCCCGGCGAAGACCCAGAACGCGCCGGTGATGGTGTTCGTGCATGGCGGCGCGTGGCGTGTCGGCCGGGCGGCGGACTACCACTACATGGCCGAGATGTTCGTGAACTCCGGCGCGCATCTCGTCGTGCTCGACTTCAACAATGTCGGCGAGGTCGGCGGCAGCCTGATGGCCATGGCCGATCAGATCCGCCGCGGCGTGGCCTGGACCGTGAAGAATGCGAAAAGCTTTGGCGGCGATCCGGATCGCGTCTATGTGTCCGGTCATTCGTCCGGCGGGCACTGGGCCGGCGTGCTGCTCACCACCGACTGGCAGAAGTTCGACCTGTCGCAGGACTGCATCAAGGGCGGCGTCTGCGGCAGCGGCATGTACGATCTCAAGCCGGTGCGGATGTCGGCGCGCTCGAACTACGTGAAGTTCACCGACGAGACCGAGCGGGAGCTGAGTTCGCAACGCCATATCGACAGGCTCGCCGCACCGGTCGCGATCGTCTATGGCACGATGGAGACGCCGGAGTTCCAGCGGCAGAACCGCGATTTTGCCGCGGCCGTGAAGGCTGCAGGCAAGACCGCGACGGTGTCGGTGATGGAAGGCTACAATCACTTCGAGGTCATGGAATCCTTCGGCAACCCGTACAGCCTGTTCGGCCGCGCGGCGCTGGAGATCATGAAGCTGCGCCCAGCCTAA
- a CDS encoding alpha/beta hydrolase: MDMTRRTVLASGAVAAAGGATAAEPPPREKGPLVWMNMDQKELDDAYDQAVYAPNQPQLGKRRNANSQLVWQRLGPPRRFSYGPTEIEGLDLWATKKPNAPVMVFVHGGAWRNGVAKEHCYAAELHVNAGAHYVVLDFINVDQAGGDLMPMADQVRRAIAWVGKNAASFGGDPSRIYVSGHSSGAHLAGTALIADWAALGAPADIIKGAVLCSGMYDLKPARLSKRGAYVKFTDAMEDALSTQRHLSRINCPVVLAHGTYETPEFQRQTRDFAAALKAAGKPVTLLVGEGYNHFEMPETFASPYGLLGRAVLEQMKLG; this comes from the coding sequence ATGGACATGACGCGGCGGACGGTGCTGGCGAGCGGCGCGGTGGCCGCCGCGGGTGGCGCGACGGCGGCCGAGCCGCCGCCGCGCGAGAAGGGCCCTCTGGTCTGGATGAACATGGACCAGAAGGAGCTCGACGACGCCTACGATCAGGCGGTCTATGCGCCGAACCAGCCGCAGCTCGGCAAGCGCCGCAATGCCAACAGCCAACTCGTGTGGCAGCGCCTGGGTCCGCCCAGGCGTTTTTCTTATGGGCCGACCGAGATCGAAGGGCTCGATCTTTGGGCCACCAAGAAGCCCAACGCGCCGGTAATGGTCTTCGTGCACGGCGGAGCGTGGCGCAACGGCGTGGCGAAAGAGCACTGCTACGCCGCCGAGCTCCATGTGAATGCCGGCGCGCACTACGTCGTGCTCGATTTCATCAACGTCGACCAGGCCGGCGGCGACCTGATGCCGATGGCCGATCAGGTGCGCCGCGCCATCGCCTGGGTCGGCAAGAACGCGGCGAGCTTCGGCGGCGATCCGAGCCGGATTTATGTGTCGGGTCATTCGTCAGGCGCGCATCTCGCCGGCACGGCGCTGATCGCCGACTGGGCGGCGCTCGGCGCACCGGCCGACATCATCAAGGGCGCGGTGCTGTGCTCGGGCATGTATGACCTCAAGCCCGCGCGGCTGTCGAAGCGCGGCGCTTACGTGAAGTTCACCGACGCCATGGAGGATGCGCTGTCGACGCAGCGGCATCTGTCGCGCATCAACTGCCCGGTGGTGCTGGCCCACGGCACCTACGAGACGCCGGAGTTCCAGCGTCAGACGCGCGACTTCGCCGCGGCGCTCAAGGCTGCCGGCAAGCCGGTCACGCTGCTGGTCGGCGAGGGCTACAATCATTTCGAAATGCCGGAGACCTTTGCCAGCCCCTACGGTCTGCTGGGTCGCGCGGTGCTGGAGCAGATGAAGCTTGGCTGA
- a CDS encoding alpha/beta hydrolase has translation MNQVVNVQSAKGPLVWLDMDQKALDDAYDQAVYAPNRDQVHKRNVFNSDRVRQRLGAPKRLSYGTKEIEQLDLFATSKPNAPISIFIHGGAWRTRTVKDYHFLAEMIVRAGGHWIGVDFDGVENTKGDLLPMADQVRRAVAWVHKNAKSFGGDPERIYVTSQSSGAHLSGNIVTTNWKDYGVPDNVVKGALLCSGMYDLKPVRLSKRSEYVAFTDEVEEKLSSQRHLDRLNCPVVVAYGTYETPEFQRQNREFAAAVKAAGKPVTLLVAEGYNHFEMTEMIGNPVSLLGSAILEQMKL, from the coding sequence ATGAATCAGGTCGTCAATGTGCAGAGCGCGAAAGGCCCGCTGGTCTGGCTCGACATGGATCAGAAGGCGCTGGACGACGCCTACGACCAGGCGGTCTATGCGCCGAACCGCGATCAGGTGCACAAGCGCAACGTCTTCAACAGCGACCGCGTGCGGCAGCGGCTCGGCGCGCCGAAGCGTCTCTCGTATGGCACGAAGGAGATCGAGCAGCTCGATCTGTTCGCGACGTCGAAGCCGAACGCGCCGATCTCGATCTTCATCCATGGCGGCGCGTGGCGAACGCGCACGGTGAAGGACTATCACTTCCTCGCCGAGATGATCGTTCGCGCCGGCGGCCACTGGATCGGCGTCGACTTCGACGGCGTCGAGAACACCAAGGGCGACCTCCTGCCGATGGCCGATCAGGTGCGGCGCGCGGTGGCCTGGGTTCACAAGAACGCCAAGAGCTTCGGCGGCGATCCTGAGCGCATTTACGTGACCAGCCAATCGTCCGGCGCGCATCTCTCCGGCAACATCGTCACCACGAACTGGAAGGACTACGGCGTGCCCGACAATGTCGTGAAAGGCGCGCTGCTCTGCTCGGGGATGTACGACCTCAAGCCGGTGCGGCTGTCGAAGCGCTCCGAATACGTGGCCTTCACCGACGAGGTCGAGGAGAAGCTGTCCTCGCAGCGCCATCTCGACCGGCTGAACTGCCCGGTGGTCGTCGCCTACGGCACCTACGAGACGCCGGAGTTCCAGCGGCAGAACCGCGAATTCGCCGCGGCCGTCAAAGCGGCGGGCAAGCCGGTCACGCTGCTCGTCGCCGAGGGCTACAACCACTTCGAGATGACCGAGATGATCGGCAATCCGGTGAGCCTCCTCGGCAGCGCCATTCTCGAGCAGATGAAGCTCTAA
- a CDS encoding alpha/beta hydrolase: MNIRPETPRTKGPLVFLDMDQQALDEAYDQEIYAPNRALVVERRKAASDRARAILGKPSRVAYGPSEHEGLDIFDCGVKGAPVNVFVHGGAWRRNVAADYALQAEPLIRAGAHAVLIDFINVDQAKGDLFPMYEQVRRALAWVWHNAASFGGDRDRLYVSAHSSGSHLCGVALTRGLKEESLPPDAFKGAVLLSGMYDLAPVALSKRSSYVNFTQPMIEKLSGGRYIGDLHTPLVLAYGTCETPEFQRQTRDFAAAVKAAGKPVELLVGEAYNHFELLETLANPYGLTGRAMLQQMGLVAK; the protein is encoded by the coding sequence ATGAATATCCGTCCCGAGACGCCCCGTACAAAAGGCCCGCTGGTGTTCCTCGACATGGACCAGCAGGCGCTCGACGAGGCCTACGACCAGGAGATCTATGCGCCGAACCGCGCGCTGGTGGTCGAGCGGCGGAAGGCGGCGAGCGACCGGGCGCGCGCCATTCTCGGCAAGCCTTCGCGCGTCGCCTACGGGCCGAGCGAACACGAAGGCCTCGACATCTTCGATTGCGGCGTCAAGGGCGCACCGGTCAACGTATTCGTCCACGGCGGCGCGTGGCGGAGAAACGTCGCGGCCGACTATGCGCTGCAGGCCGAGCCGCTCATTCGCGCCGGCGCGCATGCGGTGCTGATCGACTTCATCAACGTCGACCAGGCCAAGGGCGATCTGTTCCCGATGTACGAGCAGGTGCGGCGCGCGCTGGCCTGGGTCTGGCACAATGCCGCAAGCTTCGGCGGCGACCGCGACAGGCTTTACGTGTCGGCGCATTCGTCGGGCTCGCACCTCTGCGGCGTGGCGCTGACGCGCGGCCTGAAGGAAGAGAGCCTGCCGCCCGATGCCTTCAAGGGCGCGGTGCTCTTGAGCGGCATGTACGATCTCGCGCCGGTGGCACTGTCCAAGCGCTCATCCTACGTGAACTTCACGCAGCCGATGATCGAGAAGCTTTCCGGCGGCCGCTACATCGGCGACCTTCACACGCCGCTGGTGCTGGCTTACGGCACCTGCGAAACGCCCGAGTTCCAGCGCCAGACCCGCGACTTCGCCGCCGCCGTCAAAGCCGCCGGAAAGCCCGTCGAACTCCTGGTCGGCGAGGCGTACAATCACTTCGAACTGTTGGAGACACTCGCCAATCCCTATGGCCTCACCGGCCGGGCGATGCTCCAACAGATGGGTTTGGTCGCGAAATAG
- a CDS encoding MarR family winged helix-turn-helix transcriptional regulator: protein MAQRPHLDLDNYLPYLINRVGSAIAEIYTGDILSPLGISLDMWRVLAALSNNGEQRQIDLVSNTSIDVSTMSRLVTRMVRQGLVTRNRSKTSSREVVIALTAKGRTQADGLIPIAKKLEVTAVGGLSPKDLAVVKRALKRMYANLTNGRGNPR, encoded by the coding sequence GTGGCTCAGCGCCCGCATCTCGATCTCGACAACTACCTGCCGTACCTCATCAATCGGGTGGGCTCGGCGATCGCCGAGATCTACACCGGCGACATTCTGTCGCCGCTCGGCATCAGCCTCGACATGTGGCGCGTGCTGGCCGCGCTGTCGAACAACGGCGAGCAGCGCCAGATCGATCTCGTCTCGAACACCTCGATCGACGTCTCGACCATGTCGCGTCTGGTCACGCGGATGGTGCGGCAGGGACTCGTGACGCGCAACCGCTCCAAGACCTCGAGCCGCGAGGTTGTGATCGCGCTGACCGCGAAGGGCCGCACGCAGGCGGATGGCCTGATCCCGATCGCCAAGAAGCTCGAAGTGACTGCGGTCGGTGGGCTGTCGCCGAAGGACCTCGCGGTGGTCAAGCGCGCGCTCAAGCGCATGTATGCCAACCTCACCAACGGGCGCGGCAACCCGCGCTGA
- a CDS encoding LLM class flavin-dependent oxidoreductase: MEFGYFTLSDNHYENNTRDANTFITDITNEALYADQIGMHSAWIGEHHFNSLGVLSCPDLVLSYIASRTKHIRLAPAVTVTPLHHPIRVAEQWATLDLLSGGRVDFASGRGYDSREYAPFHVDFSDNQGIFEEGMEVIQKLWAAKDRISHHGKHYQFDDVRITPKPIQNPMPAYIGSFSKPSIELAARLGYGLIVAPFAASMSYGGLKQVADLYNETCIKHGKKPGRLMCSYFIHLYDTPAQEKAQRERQIRYYKECVIPALPGDAATAPPSYRYFVDMVARLHKVEPQMLTDNSVLLGNSQAIIDSLKKVEAAGFSEVILYFNVGMKPHNQVKEEMDRFMREVAPNFEGKHKLRRAA, encoded by the coding sequence ATGGAATTCGGCTACTTCACGCTGAGCGACAACCACTACGAAAACAACACCCGCGACGCCAACACCTTCATCACCGACATCACCAACGAGGCGCTATATGCCGACCAGATCGGCATGCACTCGGCCTGGATCGGCGAGCACCATTTCAATTCGCTCGGCGTGCTCTCGTGCCCCGACCTCGTGCTGTCCTATATCGCCTCGCGCACCAAGCACATCCGCCTCGCGCCGGCCGTCACCGTCACGCCGCTGCATCATCCGATCCGTGTCGCCGAGCAATGGGCCACGCTCGATCTGCTGTCGGGCGGCCGCGTCGATTTCGCCTCGGGCCGCGGCTACGACAGCCGAGAATACGCGCCGTTCCATGTCGACTTCAGCGACAACCAGGGCATCTTCGAAGAGGGCATGGAGGTGATCCAGAAGCTCTGGGCCGCCAAGGACCGCATCTCGCATCACGGCAAGCACTATCAGTTCGACGACGTGCGCATCACGCCGAAGCCGATCCAGAATCCGATGCCGGCCTATATCGGCTCGTTCTCCAAGCCGTCGATCGAGCTTGCCGCCCGCCTCGGCTACGGCCTGATCGTAGCCCCATTCGCCGCCTCGATGAGCTACGGCGGGCTCAAGCAGGTGGCCGACCTCTACAACGAGACCTGCATCAAGCACGGCAAGAAGCCGGGCCGCCTGATGTGCAGCTACTTCATCCATCTTTACGACACGCCGGCGCAGGAGAAGGCGCAGCGCGAGCGCCAGATCCGCTACTACAAGGAGTGCGTGATCCCGGCGCTGCCGGGCGACGCCGCCACCGCCCCGCCGAGCTACCGCTACTTCGTCGACATGGTGGCGCGCCTGCACAAGGTCGAGCCGCAGATGCTCACCGACAATTCGGTGCTGCTCGGCAACTCGCAGGCCATCATCGACTCGCTGAAGAAGGTCGAGGCCGCCGGCTTCTCGGAGGTGATCCTCTATTTCAACGTCGGCATGAAGCCGCACAATCAGGTCAAGGAAGAGATGGACCGCTTCATGCGCGAGGTGGCGCCGAATTTCGAAGGCAAGCACAAGCTGCGACGGGCGGCTTAG
- a CDS encoding DUF1203 domain-containing protein — protein sequence MSFRIRGLPAEDFQHLFKLSDDELAARGAVRRIADARNPGYPCRVSLTDSKAGDELILTNYEHHDVSSPYRMRFAIYVRRGEESYDEVDNVPEQLRLRTLAVRAFDADGMMVGWELVEGTELEAAIERLNANPKAAYLHVHYAAPGCYAARVERS from the coding sequence ATGAGCTTTCGGATTCGTGGCCTGCCGGCCGAAGACTTCCAGCACCTGTTCAAACTGTCAGACGACGAACTCGCCGCGCGTGGCGCCGTGCGCCGCATCGCGGACGCCCGCAATCCGGGTTATCCGTGCCGCGTCAGTCTCACGGACTCCAAGGCCGGCGACGAGCTGATCCTGACCAACTACGAGCACCACGACGTCTCGTCGCCGTATCGCATGCGCTTTGCGATCTATGTGCGCCGGGGCGAGGAGAGCTATGACGAGGTCGACAACGTGCCCGAGCAGCTTCGGCTGCGGACGCTTGCGGTTCGCGCGTTTGACGCCGACGGCATGATGGTCGGCTGGGAGCTGGTCGAGGGCACCGAGCTCGAGGCCGCGATCGAGCGGCTGAACGCAAATCCGAAGGCGGCCTATCTGCACGTCCACTACGCCGCGCCGGGCTGCTACGCGGCGCGGGTGGAGCGGAGTTGA
- a CDS encoding sulfite exporter TauE/SafE family protein: MAAAYSARGASGFGAAVALPLLGLVLPLKLLIPAWTLIAAVGGTTILGSDRDKVLWWEIAKLIPGTLIGVGLGLAVFTRLSSDTLAIWIGGFVLAYGAYSLWGTFGAAKPHLPPRAAALLGGILGGATGTIVGTFGSTFYAIYFDAIKLGKDHYRATMTAILLTLSLARGTGYFVFGEFTRDVLIVAAILMPSMFVGIFIGNRLHHGMSEKAFRRTVACALIVSGFALLIK; the protein is encoded by the coding sequence ATGGCGGCGGCCTATTCGGCGCGCGGCGCGTCGGGCTTCGGGGCGGCCGTCGCGCTGCCGTTGCTCGGGCTGGTGCTGCCGTTGAAGCTTCTCATCCCGGCCTGGACGCTGATTGCGGCGGTCGGCGGCACCACCATCCTCGGCAGCGACCGGGACAAGGTGCTGTGGTGGGAGATCGCCAAGCTCATTCCCGGCACGCTGATCGGCGTCGGCCTTGGCCTCGCGGTGTTCACGCGGCTTTCATCCGACACGCTCGCGATCTGGATCGGCGGCTTCGTGCTGGCCTACGGCGCCTATTCGCTCTGGGGAACATTCGGTGCGGCGAAGCCCCATCTGCCGCCGCGCGCCGCGGCGCTCCTTGGCGGCATCCTTGGCGGCGCGACCGGCACCATCGTCGGCACCTTCGGCAGCACCTTCTATGCGATCTATTTCGACGCCATCAAACTCGGCAAGGACCATTATCGAGCCACCATGACGGCGATCCTGCTGACGTTGTCGCTCGCCCGCGGCACCGGCTATTTCGTGTTCGGGGAATTCACCCGCGATGTGCTGATCGTTGCCGCGATCTTGATGCCGTCGATGTTCGTCGGCATCTTCATCGGCAACCGTCTTCACCACGGCATGAGCGAGAAAGCGTTCCGCCGCACCGTCGCCTGCGCACTGATCGTCAGCGGTTTCGCGCTGCTCATCAAATGA
- a CDS encoding GCG_CRPN prefix-to-repeats domain-containing protein, with protein MLKRLSTLVAAGAFVALLAPAAQAFTPAPLTASPDTILVAQGCGPGFHRGPYGRCRPNGYVVAPVCRRVWVAGAGWRRVCR; from the coding sequence ATGCTCAAGAGACTCTCGACCCTGGTTGCCGCGGGCGCGTTCGTCGCGCTGCTTGCTCCGGCCGCACAGGCGTTCACGCCGGCCCCGCTGACCGCTTCGCCCGATACCATCCTCGTCGCCCAAGGCTGCGGCCCGGGCTTCCATCGCGGCCCCTATGGCCGCTGCCGTCCGAATGGTTATGTCGTCGCTCCGGTCTGCCGCCGCGTGTGGGTCGCGGGCGCTGGCTGGCGCCGCGTCTGCCGCTGA